The Sulfurimonas lithotrophica genome includes a region encoding these proteins:
- a CDS encoding glutamate synthase subunit beta encodes MREYLNIERVEPKKRLVVERVKDFGEIYEVFEKSDAASQSDRCIQCGDPFCLNKCPLHNYIPQWLKAVSEKDLEFAFKLSNEPSPFPEVMGRVCPHDKLCEGDCTLNDGHGAITIGSVETHITEAGFKAGYEPDFPGITTDKKVAIIGSGPAGLSAATYLLRSGIAVTMYERSDRAGGLLTYGIPNFKLDKKIVERRIEFLKKAGMELVLNCEVGRDIDFADIANSHDAMFIGIGATKAKKASLNGENASNVYSAMEYLTAIQRKNFKLDYDKKFDFKDLDVVVIGGGDTAMDCLRTAKREGAKSVTCLYRRDEKNMPGSKKEYKNAMEEGVDFNFLTSPKEIILDDSKAIAVEAVKMSLGAKDESGRQKVEEQKGSEHRVNADIIIMALGFDTEVPSFLAENGIEINKWGEIIIDEDTHETSTSGIYAGGDCYRGADLVVTAAFDGREAARSITKSLLK; translated from the coding sequence ATGAGAGAATATTTAAATATAGAAAGAGTAGAACCAAAAAAAAGATTAGTCGTAGAACGTGTTAAAGATTTCGGCGAAATTTATGAAGTTTTTGAAAAAAGTGATGCCGCAAGTCAAAGTGACAGATGTATTCAGTGCGGGGACCCGTTTTGTTTAAATAAATGTCCTCTTCACAACTATATACCACAGTGGTTAAAGGCGGTAAGTGAAAAAGATTTGGAGTTTGCTTTTAAACTATCAAATGAACCTTCACCTTTTCCTGAAGTTATGGGACGTGTATGTCCACATGATAAACTTTGCGAGGGTGACTGTACATTAAACGACGGTCACGGTGCTATTACAATCGGTTCGGTTGAAACTCATATCACAGAAGCTGGGTTTAAAGCTGGATATGAACCTGATTTTCCTGGAATTACGACGGATAAAAAAGTAGCAATTATCGGAAGTGGACCCGCAGGGCTTAGTGCTGCAACTTATCTTCTTCGCTCAGGAATAGCTGTAACTATGTATGAAAGAAGTGATCGTGCAGGTGGACTTTTAACTTATGGTATCCCTAACTTTAAACTTGATAAGAAAATAGTTGAGAGAAGAATAGAATTCCTTAAAAAAGCCGGAATGGAGCTTGTTTTAAACTGTGAAGTAGGTCGTGATATAGATTTTGCAGATATTGCAAACAGTCATGATGCTATGTTCATAGGTATCGGTGCCACAAAAGCAAAAAAAGCTTCACTTAACGGTGAGAATGCTTCAAATGTATATAGTGCAATGGAATACCTGACTGCAATACAACGTAAAAATTTTAAACTTGATTATGATAAAAAGTTTGATTTTAAAGATTTGGATGTTGTGGTTATAGGTGGTGGTGATACTGCTATGGATTGTCTTCGTACTGCTAAGCGTGAGGGTGCAAAAAGTGTAACATGTTTATACCGTCGTGATGAAAAAAATATGCCGGGAAGTAAAAAAGAGTATAAAAATGCTATGGAAGAGGGTGTTGATTTTAACTTTTTAACATCTCCAAAAGAGATAATTTTGGATGATTCAAAAGCTATAGCGGTAGAAGCCGTAAAAATGAGTTTAGGTGCAAAAGACGAGTCCGGTCGTCAAAAAGTTGAGGAGCAAAAAGGAAGTGAACACAGAGTAAATGCAGATATTATCATTATGGCATTAGGTTTTGATACAGAAGTACCTTCTTTTTTAGCTGAAAACGGTATTGAAATCAATAAATGGGGTGAGATTATAATTGATGAAGATACACATGAGACTTCTACTTCAGGCATCTACGCCGGAGGAGATTGTTATCGTGGAGCCGATCTTGTTGTAACGGCTGCGTTTGATGGTCGTGAAGCTGCAAGAAGCATAACTAAATCTCTTCTAAAATAG
- the uvrA gene encoding excinuclease ABC subunit UvrA produces the protein MKKDVIKITGAKENNLKNINLTIPKNELIVMTGLSGSGKSTLAFDTLYAEGQRRYMESLSSYARQFLDRVGKPDVDKIDGLTPAIAIDQKTTSKNPRSTVGTITEIYDYFRLLFARVGVQHCHKCGKEISQMSASDIIGEVAKLPEGAKLVLLAPLVREKKGSYSDLLESLVHKGYVRAQIDGVMVRLDEEIELSKTKKHTIKVVIDRVVVKPENKERIASAVEKALKQSYGELEVEILNAKELDLKNDHIHYSEHNACFDCKISFDPLEPLSFSFNSPKGACSECDGLGLRYALDHDKIIDSDLSIEKGAIKIVYGFNKGYYFTFLKGFCEANDIDITIAYSELPTHQQKAILHGSIDEVEFLWKKHTVKRIFPGIIRIAYDMFKDEKDLADYMSEKVCNVCGSHRLKQESLAVRVGDMGIANLLDMPISKTYEWFENKEHFNHFDKQQEMISIPILNEIRERLFFLHDVGLGYITLGRDARTISGGEAQRIRIASQIGSGLTGVMYVLDEPSIGLHERDTLKLIRTLRSLQEKGNTVIVVEHDKETIENADFIVDIGEGAGKFGGNVVFSGTLDKLKNAKTTTADYLFGRKKIEYFYRRKQDKWIEIKNVTLNNINNLSAKIPLNNFVCITGVSGSGKSSLMLQTLLPTARELLNHARKVNKVAGVEIKGLENVDKVIYLDQSPIGRTPRSNPATYTGVMDEIRNMFASTKESQIRGYTSSRFSFNVKGGRCEKCQGEGENKIEMHFLPDIMVKCDACEGKRYNQQTLEVLYKGKTISDVLNMSVEEAYDFFKAIPKIHQKMQTLVDVGLGYITLGQNAVTLSGGEAQRIKLSKELSRKDTGKTLYILDEPTTGLHFADVDRLTKVLHHFVELGNSVLIIEHNLDMIKNADYIIDMGPEGGSGGGLIIAEGSPEELAENYEKTLSYTGKYIKKELSLHKK, from the coding sequence ATGAAAAAAGATGTTATAAAAATAACGGGTGCTAAAGAAAATAATTTAAAAAATATAAATTTAACAATTCCTAAAAACGAACTAATCGTTATGACCGGACTTAGCGGTAGCGGAAAGTCAACATTGGCATTTGATACCCTTTATGCCGAAGGTCAAAGACGTTATATGGAATCTTTATCTTCTTATGCCAGACAATTCTTAGACCGTGTCGGAAAACCGGATGTAGATAAGATAGACGGACTTACGCCTGCAATCGCAATCGATCAAAAAACAACTTCAAAAAATCCGCGCTCAACCGTTGGAACTATTACAGAGATATATGATTATTTTAGACTTTTATTTGCCCGTGTAGGCGTGCAACACTGTCATAAATGCGGTAAAGAGATATCGCAGATGAGTGCATCGGATATCATAGGTGAAGTTGCAAAACTTCCAGAGGGTGCAAAACTTGTTTTGTTAGCCCCTCTTGTTCGCGAAAAAAAAGGCTCCTATTCAGATCTTTTGGAATCTCTTGTTCACAAGGGATATGTTCGTGCTCAGATTGACGGCGTTATGGTAAGACTTGATGAAGAAATAGAATTAAGTAAGACTAAAAAACATACTATAAAAGTTGTTATAGATAGGGTAGTCGTAAAACCTGAAAATAAAGAACGTATAGCATCTGCTGTTGAAAAAGCTCTTAAGCAAAGTTACGGCGAGCTTGAAGTTGAGATTTTAAATGCTAAAGAGCTCGATTTAAAAAACGATCATATCCATTACTCTGAACATAATGCCTGTTTTGACTGTAAAATAAGTTTTGATCCACTAGAGCCTCTTAGTTTTTCATTTAACTCACCAAAAGGTGCATGTAGTGAATGTGATGGTTTAGGACTTCGCTATGCGCTAGACCATGATAAAATAATCGATAGTGATTTAAGTATTGAAAAGGGTGCGATAAAAATTGTATATGGATTTAACAAGGGTTATTATTTTACATTTTTAAAAGGCTTTTGTGAGGCAAATGACATTGATATCACAATTGCATATTCTGAATTACCGACTCATCAGCAAAAAGCTATTTTACACGGAAGTATAGACGAAGTTGAATTTTTATGGAAAAAACATACCGTAAAAAGAATTTTCCCGGGGATTATTCGTATAGCTTACGATATGTTCAAAGATGAAAAAGATTTAGCTGATTATATGAGTGAAAAGGTTTGTAATGTATGTGGTTCACATAGACTAAAACAAGAATCTTTAGCCGTTAGAGTAGGGGACATGGGTATAGCAAATCTACTTGATATGCCGATAAGTAAAACATATGAATGGTTTGAAAATAAAGAACATTTTAATCACTTTGATAAACAGCAAGAAATGATATCAATCCCTATTTTAAATGAGATTCGCGAAAGACTTTTCTTTTTGCATGATGTAGGTCTTGGTTATATTACGCTAGGGCGTGATGCAAGAACTATTAGCGGTGGTGAAGCACAAAGAATCAGAATAGCATCTCAAATCGGTTCAGGACTTACGGGTGTTATGTACGTACTAGATGAACCGAGCATCGGTTTACATGAGCGTGACACCTTAAAACTTATACGTACACTTCGAAGTCTTCAGGAAAAAGGAAATACAGTTATAGTTGTTGAGCATGATAAAGAAACAATTGAGAATGCAGATTTTATAGTAGATATAGGTGAAGGTGCAGGTAAGTTCGGTGGTAATGTTGTTTTTAGCGGTACTTTAGATAAACTAAAAAACGCAAAAACTACTACTGCAGATTATCTATTTGGTCGTAAAAAAATAGAGTACTTTTATAGACGAAAACAAGACAAGTGGATAGAGATAAAAAATGTAACTCTAAATAATATTAATAATCTAAGTGCGAAAATACCGCTAAACAACTTTGTTTGTATCACAGGTGTTAGCGGAAGCGGAAAAAGTTCGCTTATGCTTCAAACGCTTTTGCCAACAGCTCGTGAGCTTTTAAACCATGCCAGAAAAGTAAATAAAGTAGCCGGTGTAGAAATAAAAGGGCTTGAAAATGTTGACAAGGTTATATATTTGGATCAAAGTCCGATAGGGCGTACACCCAGAAGTAACCCAGCTACATATACAGGTGTGATGGATGAGATAAGAAATATGTTCGCAAGCACCAAAGAGAGTCAAATACGTGGATATACATCTTCAAGGTTTTCCTTTAACGTTAAAGGCGGAAGATGTGAAAAGTGTCAAGGCGAGGGTGAAAACAAGATAGAGATGCACTTCTTACCGGATATTATGGTTAAGTGTGATGCTTGTGAAGGTAAACGTTACAATCAACAAACATTGGAAGTTTTATATAAAGGTAAAACTATTAGCGATGTTTTAAATATGAGTGTAGAAGAGGCATATGATTTTTTTAAAGCTATACCGAAGATTCATCAAAAGATGCAAACCCTTGTAGATGTAGGACTTGGATATATAACCCTTGGTCAAAATGCCGTTACACTCTCAGGTGGTGAAGCTCAACGTATTAAATTAAGTAAAGAGTTAAGTCGTAAAGATACCGGTAAAACACTATATATTTTAGATGAGCCGACAACAGGACTGCATTTTGCAGATGTTGACAGGCTAACAAAAGTACTTCATCATTTTGTTGAGCTTGGCAATTCTGTTTTAATAATTGAACATAATCTTGACATGATTAAAAATGCCGACTATATTATAGATATGGGTCCTGAAGGCGGTAGTGGCGGGGGACTTATAATTGCGGAGGGTTCACCAGAAGAGTTAGCTGAAAATTATGAAAAAACGCTCTCTTACACCGGTAAATATATTAAAAAAGAGTTGTCTTTGCATAAAAAGTAA
- a CDS encoding 23S rRNA (pseudouridine(1915)-N(3))-methyltransferase RlmH has translation MKIDIISIAKKEKSIYDPLYKDLTKMISRFAKIEDKEIFNKDITKAHNLSAEASQKAYTKVLKPYLNGNCNILLHPDGKIIDSYEFSKLLDGKITIKFFIGGAYGFEDAFLNKADKVISLGKITMSHKIAKTVLLEQIYRGFSILSNHPYHK, from the coding sequence ATGAAAATAGATATTATATCTATAGCAAAGAAAGAAAAATCAATCTATGATCCCTTGTATAAAGACTTAACAAAAATGATAAGTCGTTTTGCAAAAATTGAAGATAAAGAAATTTTTAATAAAGATATAACAAAAGCTCATAATCTATCTGCAGAAGCTTCACAAAAGGCATATACAAAGGTTTTAAAGCCATATTTAAATGGTAATTGCAACATTTTGTTACATCCTGATGGAAAAATAATCGATTCTTATGAATTTAGTAAGCTTTTAGATGGTAAAATCACGATTAAATTTTTCATTGGTGGAGCTTATGGTTTTGAAGATGCTTTTTTAAACAAAGCAGACAAAGTTATAAGTTTGGGAAAAATTACTATGAGTCATAAAATTGCAAAAACTGTTTTGTTAGAACAAATATATAGAGGTTTTTCAATTTTAAGTAATCATCCTTACCATAAATGA
- a CDS encoding DUF3185 family protein encodes MKKNKMFFALALIVIAIGIAYTGYSESKGAISVVSNAINGRPTDSVMIKYVAAAVIALGGLFLLKK; translated from the coding sequence ATGAAAAAAAATAAAATGTTTTTTGCTCTTGCTTTAATAGTTATTGCTATTGGAATCGCTTATACGGGATATAGTGAATCAAAAGGTGCTATATCGGTTGTGTCAAATGCTATAAACGGAAGACCTACGGATAGTGTTATGATTAAATATGTTGCAGCGGCTGTTATAGCTCTTGGTGGATTGTTTTTGTTAAAAAAATAG
- the dksA gene encoding RNA polymerase-binding protein DksA has translation MQESELNYFKEILESRREQIEKNINGVNDELSQLSGQELNDEGDHASNSNNSMIESAIVSQQNKELQEINVTLGKISDKTYGICEMCEDPIGFQRLKVKPHAIYCIDCREIVEKSK, from the coding sequence TTGCAAGAGAGCGAATTAAACTACTTTAAAGAGATTTTAGAGAGTCGTAGAGAACAAATTGAAAAAAATATCAATGGTGTTAACGATGAGTTAAGTCAACTGAGTGGACAAGAGTTAAACGATGAAGGTGATCATGCTTCAAATAGTAATAACTCTATGATTGAGAGTGCCATTGTCTCACAACAAAATAAAGAGTTACAAGAAATTAACGTAACTTTAGGTAAAATATCGGACAAAACTTATGGAATTTGCGAAATGTGTGAAGATCCTATCGGTTTTCAACGCCTAAAAGTAAAACCTCATGCTATTTACTGCATTGATTGTAGAGAGATAGTAGAAAAATCAAAGTAA
- the fliN gene encoding flagellar motor switch protein FliN produces MKKAHNNRQHFGTQPPEFDEFKELSWMDYSGLLDMEVEFISDLGETKLSIAEILDLSKGSIIDLGKPAGESVEAYVNGRILGKGEVMVYEKNLAIRINEILDSSAVLYHLSKERL; encoded by the coding sequence TTGAAAAAAGCTCACAACAACCGTCAACATTTTGGAACTCAGCCTCCTGAGTTTGATGAGTTTAAAGAATTATCATGGATGGATTATTCCGGTCTTTTAGATATGGAAGTAGAGTTTATATCAGATTTGGGCGAAACTAAGTTGAGCATTGCAGAAATTTTAGACTTAAGCAAAGGCTCCATTATTGATTTAGGGAAACCTGCCGGAGAATCAGTAGAAGCATACGTAAACGGACGTATATTGGGTAAAGGTGAAGTTATGGTATATGAAAAGAACCTTGCTATACGTATTAATGAAATTCTTGATTCAAGTGCAGTACTATACCATCTCTCAAAAGAACGCTTATGA
- the dusB gene encoding tRNA dihydrouridine synthase DusB, producing the protein MTFNKPAYILAPLAGFTDLPFRSVVKKFGADLTVSEMISSNALAHGSQKTLHMLEKSPLEDPYSVQISANDPDMARRAVEILNNIEGIDIIDLNCGCPVPKVFGHGSGSALLDDLPRLKSILNAIKNTSNKQMASAKIRLGVNEKNHVNIAKNIEETGVDFIAVHGRTRAGKYKAPVDYDAIKEIKEAVSIPVIANGDIDSFEKAKWVLEHTGADGVMIGRGAVGAPWIFHQLKSGSSDISLELKHDIVLEHYDKIVEFYGERGVAIFRKHTHTYSKGYKGASALRDEVNRINDIKEYRDIIDDFFKNGEMA; encoded by the coding sequence ATGACTTTTAATAAACCAGCATATATACTAGCACCACTTGCTGGTTTTACCGACTTGCCCTTTAGAAGTGTTGTAAAAAAATTTGGAGCTGATCTTACCGTTAGTGAGATGATAAGCTCTAATGCGCTTGCACACGGCTCTCAAAAAACATTGCATATGTTGGAAAAATCTCCTTTAGAAGATCCATACTCGGTACAAATCTCCGCAAACGATCCGGATATGGCCAGGCGTGCCGTTGAAATCCTTAATAATATAGAAGGAATAGATATAATAGATCTCAATTGTGGTTGTCCCGTTCCTAAAGTTTTCGGTCACGGTTCAGGCTCAGCACTCTTAGATGATTTACCTAGACTTAAATCAATACTTAATGCTATTAAAAACACATCAAATAAACAAATGGCATCCGCAAAAATAAGATTAGGCGTAAATGAAAAAAATCATGTAAATATAGCAAAAAATATTGAAGAAACGGGTGTTGATTTCATAGCGGTTCATGGTCGTACACGAGCAGGTAAATATAAAGCTCCCGTTGATTATGATGCTATAAAAGAGATAAAAGAAGCCGTATCTATTCCGGTAATCGCAAATGGTGATATAGACTCATTTGAAAAAGCAAAATGGGTGCTTGAACATACCGGAGCTGACGGTGTTATGATAGGTCGCGGTGCTGTTGGTGCTCCTTGGATATTTCATCAGTTAAAATCAGGTAGCAGTGATATTAGCTTAGAATTAAAGCATGACATAGTTCTTGAACATTACGATAAAATAGTGGAGTTTTACGGGGAGCGTGGTGTAGCAATTTTTAGAAAACATACACATACCTATTCAAAGGGTTATAAAGGTGCTTCTGCATTAAGAGATGAAGTTAATAGAATTAACGATATAAAAGAGTATAGAGATATAATAGATGACTTTTTTAAAAATGGTGAAATGGCGTAA
- a CDS encoding thiamine phosphate synthase, which yields MQLYALCDQELLDLYNISLEEFVKIASTNDAKVIQYRNKTSDIAFIKQQLIQIRKLYDGFLIVNDKYELVEFCDGVHLGQEDLKEIDPDAAKAVKILRSVIKKDKLLGISTHNEKEVVEANGLDLNYIGLGAYRDTSTKKDISAVLGDKIENIASKSIHPVAVIGGVKLEDKFENISYKVIGSGLLG from the coding sequence ATGCAACTTTATGCACTCTGTGATCAGGAACTGTTAGATTTATATAATATATCACTAGAAGAGTTTGTAAAGATTGCATCTACAAATGATGCAAAAGTTATCCAGTATAGAAATAAAACCTCAGATATTGCATTTATTAAACAGCAACTTATTCAAATCAGAAAACTTTATGACGGCTTTTTAATCGTTAATGACAAATATGAATTAGTAGAGTTTTGTGACGGAGTTCATCTTGGTCAAGAAGATTTAAAAGAGATAGATCCGGATGCTGCAAAAGCAGTAAAAATATTAAGAAGCGTAATTAAAAAAGATAAACTTTTAGGTATATCTACACATAATGAAAAAGAAGTTGTAGAAGCAAACGGTTTAGATTTAAACTATATTGGACTAGGTGCATATAGGGATACTTCTACAAAAAAAGACATATCTGCGGTACTTGGCGATAAAATTGAAAATATAGCTTCAAAATCAATCCATCCCGTAGCTGTTATAGGCGGTGTTAAACTTGAAGATAAATTTGAAAATATATCTTATAAAGTTATAGGAAGTGGACTGCTCGGATGA
- a CDS encoding sulfite exporter TauE/SafE family protein, whose translation MLALIFLGIVVGLLSGFFGIGGGTILVPLLLALGYNTKVAIGIAVVQMVFSSIYGSYLNKKNGSLDFSIVLYIAIGGFAGAMLSGGLASYFSDTTLELIFLLFATFALVRLFFKVEEHKEHRKLNKILLFFIGLSVGSISMTIGVGGSLLIVPILVGFLHVDLKRAISAGLFFVIFSSVAGFISHYMSGHIDLHTGLIVGISSLFGVYIGIYLKQKVKHALQRKLIIIFYVSVVSYLIYRIFG comes from the coding sequence ATGTTAGCGTTGATTTTTCTTGGCATTGTTGTCGGTCTGCTTTCCGGTTTTTTCGGCATCGGAGGCGGAACAATTTTGGTACCGCTTCTTTTAGCACTTGGATACAATACTAAAGTAGCCATAGGTATAGCCGTCGTGCAGATGGTTTTTAGTTCAATCTACGGAAGTTACTTAAATAAAAAAAACGGTTCATTAGATTTTAGTATTGTCCTTTACATAGCTATAGGTGGTTTTGCAGGTGCTATGCTTAGCGGAGGTTTAGCTTCTTATTTTAGCGATACGACTTTAGAGCTTATTTTCCTTCTTTTTGCTACATTTGCACTTGTAAGATTGTTTTTTAAAGTTGAAGAACATAAAGAACATAGAAAATTAAATAAAATTTTATTGTTTTTTATAGGTTTATCGGTAGGGTCTATAAGTATGACTATAGGTGTCGGAGGCAGTCTTTTAATCGTACCGATTCTAGTCGGATTTTTACATGTTGATTTAAAACGTGCTATTTCTGCAGGACTGTTTTTTGTGATTTTTTCCTCGGTTGCAGGTTTTATCTCCCACTATATGAGTGGACATATAGATTTGCATACGGGGCTAATAGTAGGTATATCATCCCTTTTTGGCGTATATATAGGGATATATTTAAAACAAAAAGTAAAGCATGCTTTACAGAGAAAACTTATAATAATATTTTATGTGAGTGTAGTATCTTACCTCATATATAGAATATTTGGATAA
- the accD gene encoding acetyl-CoA carboxylase, carboxyltransferase subunit beta, protein MNLLNIFSKISDKQPVKNEAASHWVKCKSCHSLMYYKEVENQNYVCPKCGFHLRIGVKERVKLLADEGTFVEYDENLRPIDPLKFSDSKAYTKRIEEGHEKTGRYSSVVSGEMTLNGVAAQVVIFDFKFMGGSLGSVEGEKIVRAVNRAIEKKQGVIILSASGGARMQESTFSLLQMSKTSAALAKLAKHNLPYISVLTDPTMGGVSASFATLGDIIIAEPGALVGFAGQRVIEQTIGSELPEGFQRAEFLLEKGSIDMVVNRNNLKKTLSDLLTMFYSK, encoded by the coding sequence GTGAATCTACTAAATATTTTTTCTAAAATCTCTGATAAACAACCTGTAAAAAATGAAGCAGCTTCTCACTGGGTCAAATGTAAATCTTGTCACTCTTTGATGTACTATAAAGAAGTGGAAAACCAAAATTACGTATGTCCTAAATGTGGATTTCACCTTCGTATAGGTGTTAAAGAGCGTGTTAAGCTATTAGCAGATGAGGGTACATTTGTTGAGTATGATGAAAATCTAAGACCGATTGATCCTTTAAAGTTTTCAGATAGTAAAGCTTATACTAAACGTATAGAAGAAGGACACGAAAAAACGGGAAGATATTCTTCGGTTGTAAGCGGTGAAATGACTCTTAACGGTGTAGCTGCACAAGTTGTTATATTTGACTTTAAATTCATGGGTGGTTCTTTAGGCTCGGTTGAAGGTGAAAAAATTGTTCGTGCGGTAAATCGTGCTATAGAGAAAAAGCAAGGTGTAATTATTTTAAGTGCATCGGGTGGTGCGAGAATGCAAGAGAGTACTTTTTCACTTCTTCAAATGAGTAAGACATCTGCTGCTTTAGCAAAACTTGCTAAACATAATCTTCCATATATTTCAGTTTTAACAGATCCTACGATGGGCGGTGTATCTGCTTCTTTTGCAACACTTGGCGATATAATCATCGCGGAACCGGGTGCACTTGTCGGTTTTGCGGGTCAACGCGTAATTGAGCAAACAATAGGTTCAGAACTTCCAGAAGGTTTTCAAAGAGCTGAGTTTTTACTTGAGAAAGGCTCAATAGATATGGTTGTAAATAGAAATAACCTCAAAAAAACTTTGAGTGATCTTCTTACAATGTTTTATAGTAAATAA
- a CDS encoding chemotaxis protein CheX, which yields MFNTIIEAAKNFCVHQIRDEFTLNDTLNKDRTLIAYIDLDTHSGNKYRVYISADKSFIQKVSYIFLEEDESDDETLQDMLLETANLIVGSAKVLAEESNNSYSISTPFFEKDGSFDYEYDNIKTIQVQNDKLSIAIKEL from the coding sequence ATGTTTAATACCATAATTGAAGCTGCAAAAAATTTTTGTGTACATCAAATTAGAGATGAATTTACTCTAAATGACACTTTAAATAAAGATAGAACACTTATTGCTTATATAGACTTAGATACACATTCTGGAAATAAATATAGAGTGTATATAAGTGCTGATAAATCGTTTATTCAAAAAGTTTCGTATATTTTTCTTGAAGAAGATGAAAGTGACGATGAAACTTTACAGGATATGCTTTTAGAAACGGCTAACTTAATTGTCGGAAGTGCCAAGGTCTTAGCAGAAGAGTCTAACAACTCATATTCTATATCTACTCCTTTTTTTGAAAAAGACGGTAGTTTTGATTATGAATATGATAACATAAAGACTATACAGGTACAAAACGATAAACTATCTATTGCTATAAAGGAACTTTGA
- a CDS encoding lipid A deacylase LpxR family protein translates to MSKILLLLFIIVNTFAQEYIAKEEESWNLQRSNFYFENDMYFNTDYDYTAGVRLSFLYHIQNPKKNIYDISLLDFGGSSTYRSFALVHQMYTPKNKKQKTLIVDDRPYAGWTYFEAGLHKSSKTHLRSLNLKLGIVGPTSGAEHFQNFIHDTIGAEHVYGWDNQLHNELGINLKYTHKWRFLYLKQKLLETSLVPFGEIELGNISIKATAGFSMRIGYNIPKDFGVSSIDIGGEDGIPSFEENILCNQKDWSFSINISGASSAVSKDIFLDGNTDGDSHSVKKENFIGYYGVGFSIRYKKFIFDFIQTYNTKKFNTENGGHDTGTIVFSWLYN, encoded by the coding sequence ATGTCAAAAATTTTACTTCTACTTTTTATTATTGTTAATACTTTTGCACAAGAGTACATTGCAAAAGAAGAAGAATCGTGGAATCTGCAACGTAGCAATTTTTATTTTGAAAACGATATGTATTTTAATACGGATTATGATTACACGGCAGGCGTACGTCTTTCATTTTTATACCATATACAAAACCCTAAAAAAAATATTTACGATATATCACTTTTAGATTTTGGAGGTTCTAGTACTTACAGAAGTTTTGCTTTAGTTCATCAAATGTACACGCCTAAAAATAAAAAACAAAAAACATTGATAGTAGATGACAGACCATATGCAGGATGGACATATTTTGAAGCTGGATTACATAAAAGTTCAAAAACGCATCTACGTTCTTTAAATCTTAAATTGGGCATAGTAGGACCAACCTCCGGAGCTGAACATTTTCAAAACTTTATACACGATACCATAGGTGCAGAACATGTATATGGTTGGGATAATCAACTGCATAATGAATTGGGAATAAATCTAAAATATACTCACAAATGGAGATTTTTATATCTAAAACAAAAACTATTGGAAACTTCTTTAGTACCATTTGGCGAAATTGAACTTGGAAATATAAGCATAAAAGCAACGGCAGGATTTTCAATGCGTATAGGATACAACATTCCGAAAGATTTTGGAGTATCTTCAATCGATATCGGTGGAGAGGACGGGATACCTTCTTTTGAAGAAAATATTTTATGCAACCAAAAAGATTGGAGTTTCAGTATTAATATAAGCGGAGCATCCTCTGCGGTATCCAAAGATATATTTTTAGACGGTAATACGGACGGAGACAGCCACTCCGTAAAAAAAGAGAATTTTATCGGCTATTACGGTGTGGGATTTTCAATAAGGTATAAAAAGTTTATATTTGATTTTATCCAAACATACAATACTAAAAAATTCAATACGGAAAACGGTGGACACGATACCGGAACCATAGTTTTCTCATGGTTGTACAACTAG